TCGAAAAAATAGCGCAATTGGCTGATATTACAATAGATAAAGAAAAATTGAGCGGATTTACCGGTCAGTTTAATAATATACTGGAATACTTTGACATACTTGACAGTGTCGGGATGGATGAAATGGAAGAGTCTGATCTCTATAATGTGCTGAGGGAAGATGTCGTGACGCCTCCGCTCACACAGGAGGAGGCGCTTGAAAATGCCGGCGAGACCGAGGAAGGATTCATCGTGGCGCCAAAGGTGATGTAATGCCGGAAATTTTTGAAATTACATGCGAAGATAAGAACAACGCCTTTATAACCCTCCTCAAATCCGCGGAATATGAAACAGGCAGGATTCTCTCCGGGATACCCGTCGCCGTCAAGGACAACATATCTACAAAGGGAATCGAGACT
The nucleotide sequence above comes from Methanolacinia paynteri. Encoded proteins:
- the gatC gene encoding Asp-tRNA(Asn)/Glu-tRNA(Gln) amidotransferase subunit GatC, whose amino-acid sequence is MVTKEEVEKIAQLADITIDKEKLSGFTGQFNNILEYFDILDSVGMDEMEESDLYNVLREDVVTPPLTQEEALENAGETEEGFIVAPKVM